From the genome of Brienomyrus brachyistius isolate T26 chromosome 8, BBRACH_0.4, whole genome shotgun sequence, one region includes:
- the LOC125747538 gene encoding NCK-interacting protein with SH3 domain-like isoform X2 yields the protein MYRSLYSFRSPEPNSLHFAVGETFLILERSNQHWWLGSRCSSGETGYIPASYIERIQAPEQDEVLQSIDRAIEGIHNRAMKSGGKYNLEQREVLQKLIHHRKEILSRRSPTPANHKQGLPTSTSDLFLGQTSQPPNGLTRSYGRQASEPMSESPESIQGEQGLYEVPPQPRRAAPITPPPPEKRRGVRRAEVPSRTSSMVAGSAPPASVGPSSCGSSVSLDSSSCHSGISSDVSLPSVASSTPPPVPSRVKVSAPPPPAHTTPEFSPPSSQPSLPKKGHAPQPPGSSVSSIQEQPQLACPADQAPESICPSGSPTNGIHVPMTMGAELIELVRKNTSLSYELSRVAVGVVVGHLQSAIPQAAPALEKVLLSLVESKDLGMELPRGQLCHDEQRLEVIFADLARHREDAQQRSWALYEDHALIACYLEELLQILTDADPEVCRRMCRANQFEPVMSIVTYYQMEHRVTLRLLLLKVFGAMCSLDAALVSALLNSVLPMELARDLQTNTQEHQKMCYSALVLSMIFSMGEQVPFHHYDQLNGNFVQFLMEVIEDGLPSDATEQLPDLFVNLLLAFNLHFTVPDSNIVMQTLIRRHNAKTLTEKVLLLLNRGDDPVCMFTHEPPAPNAVLKFLQDVFASRDSGHIFYRTDMMVMIDIIVRQISDLSPGDKLRMEYLSLMHAVIRSTDYLEHRHRLPDLQRALARILEEGEGEGDVSQGGDAARKMDKLIVQEMYREFPQICLQQQDEALRE from the exons ATGTATAGGTCCCTGTACTCGTTCCGCTCTCCGGAGCCGAACTCGCTCCACTTCGCTGTCGGCGAGACTTTCCTCATCCTGGAGAGGAGCAATCAGCACTGGTGGCTCGGCTCTCGCTGCAGTTCCGGCGAAACCGGCTACATCCCGGCGTCCTACATCGAGAGAATACAG GCCCCCGAACAGGATGAAGTTCTGCAGTCGATTGACCGGGCGATTGAAGGCATCCATAACAGGGCCATGAAAAGCGGGGGCAAGTACAACCTGGAGCAGAGAGAGGTGCTACA GAAATTGATCCATCACAGGAAGGAGATTCTCTCCCGTCGGAGCCCGACTCCGGCTAACCACAAGCAGGGCCTGCCAACATCCACCAGTGACCTTTTCTTGGGCCAAACCTCCCAGCCTCCAAATGGGCTGACCCGCTCATATGGGCGCCAGGCCAGTGAGCCGATGTCAGAGAGCCCTGAGAGTATACAGGGAGAACAGGGATTGTACGAG GTTCCACCTCAGCCTCGGCGTGCGGCCCCCattaccccacccccccctgagAAGCGCAGAGGTGTCCGGAGAGCAG AGGTTCCCTCCAGGACTTCCTCCATGGTGGCTGGCTCCGCCCCTCCTGCCAGTGTCGGCCCGTCCTCCTGTGGAAGCTCTGTGTCACTGGACTCCAGCTCCTGTCACTCAGGCATATCCTCGGACGTCAGCCTGCCCAGTGTGGCCAGCAGCACGCCTCCCCCAGTGCCCAGCCGTGTGAAAGTCtcggccccgcccccccctgccCATACCACTCCCGAGTTCTCCCCTCCCTCATCTCAACCCTCTCTCCCGAAAAAGGGTCACGCGCCTCAGCCCCCTGGCTCCTCCGTGTCCAGCATTCAGGAGCAGCCCCAGTTGGCCTGCCCTGCAGACCAGGCACCTGAGTCCATCTGCCCCTCAGGGAGTCCAACCAATGGAATCCACGTTCCCATGACGATGGGGGCGGAGCTGATAGAGCTAGTGCGCAAGAACACAAGTCTCAGTTACGAACTGTCACGCGTCGCTGTGGGTGTGGTCGTGGGCCACCTACAGAGTGCAATCCCACAAGCTGCCCCAGCCCTGGAGAAAGTCCTCCTCTCACTGGTGGAGAGCAAg GACCTGGGCATGGAGTTGCCACGGGGCCAGCTGTGCCACGACGAGCAGAGGCTGGAGGTGATCTTTGCCGACCTGGCCCGGCACCGCGAGGATGCCCAACAGCGCAGCTGGGCTCTGTACGAGGACCACGCCCTCATCGCCTGCTACCTGGAGGAACTCCTGCAGATACTG ACGGATGCCGACCCAGAGGTGTGCCGGCGCATGTGCAGAGCCAACCAGTTTGAACCTGTGATGTCCATCGTCACTTATTACCAGATG GAACACCGCGTCACCCTGCGcctgctgctgcttaaggtgtTCGGCGCCATGTGCAGCCTGGACGCCGCCCTGGTCTCCGCCCTCCTGAACTCGGTGCTACCCATGGAGCTGGCCCGGGACCTGCAGACCAACACCCAGG AGCATCAGAAGATGTGCTACTCCGCCCTGGTGCTCTCCATGATCTTCTCAATGGGGGAGCAAGTCCCCTTCCATCACTATG ACCAGCTAAATGGGAATTTCGTGCAGTTCCTCATGGAGGTCATCGAGGACGGGCTGCCGTCTGATGCCACGGAGCAGCTGCCCGACCTCTTTGTTAACCTGCTGCTAGCCTTCAACCTGCActtcacag TGCCCGACAGCAACATTGTCATGCAGACGCTCATAAGGAGACACAACGCCAAGACCCTGACGGAGAAGGTGCTTCTGCTCCTCAACCGGGGAG ATGACCCTGTGTGCATGTTCACACACGAGCCTCCCGCCCCCAATGCCGTGCTCAAGTTCCTGCAGGACGTCTTCGCCAGTCGTGATTCCGGCCACATATTCTACCGGACTGACATGATGGTGATGATCGACATCATCGTGCGACAGATCTCGGACCTCTCCCCCGGGGACAAG CTGAGAATGGAGTACCTCAGTCTCATGCATGCCGTCATCCGCTCCACGGACTACCTGGAACACCGCCACCGACTGCCTGACCTGCAGAGGGCGCTGGCGCGCATCCTAGAGGaaggagagggggagggggatgtCTCTCAGGGCGGAGATGCAGCCAGAAAGATGGACAAGCTGATAGTACAGGAGATGTATCGGGAGTTTCCTCAGATCTGTCTACAGCAGCAGGACGAGGCCTTAAGGGAATAA
- the LOC125747538 gene encoding NCK-interacting protein with SH3 domain-like isoform X1 — MYRSLYSFRSPEPNSLHFAVGETFLILERSNQHWWLGSRCSSGETGYIPASYIERIQAPEQDEVLQSIDRAIEGIHNRAMKSGGKYNLEQREVLQKLIHHRKEILSRRSPTPANHKQGLPTSTSDLFLGQTSQPPNGLTRSYGRQASEPMSESPESIQGEQGLYEVPPQPRRAAPITPPPPEKRRGVRRAAEVPSRTSSMVAGSAPPASVGPSSCGSSVSLDSSSCHSGISSDVSLPSVASSTPPPVPSRVKVSAPPPPAHTTPEFSPPSSQPSLPKKGHAPQPPGSSVSSIQEQPQLACPADQAPESICPSGSPTNGIHVPMTMGAELIELVRKNTSLSYELSRVAVGVVVGHLQSAIPQAAPALEKVLLSLVESKDLGMELPRGQLCHDEQRLEVIFADLARHREDAQQRSWALYEDHALIACYLEELLQILTDADPEVCRRMCRANQFEPVMSIVTYYQMEHRVTLRLLLLKVFGAMCSLDAALVSALLNSVLPMELARDLQTNTQEHQKMCYSALVLSMIFSMGEQVPFHHYDQLNGNFVQFLMEVIEDGLPSDATEQLPDLFVNLLLAFNLHFTVPDSNIVMQTLIRRHNAKTLTEKVLLLLNRGDDPVCMFTHEPPAPNAVLKFLQDVFASRDSGHIFYRTDMMVMIDIIVRQISDLSPGDKLRMEYLSLMHAVIRSTDYLEHRHRLPDLQRALARILEEGEGEGDVSQGGDAARKMDKLIVQEMYREFPQICLQQQDEALRE, encoded by the exons ATGTATAGGTCCCTGTACTCGTTCCGCTCTCCGGAGCCGAACTCGCTCCACTTCGCTGTCGGCGAGACTTTCCTCATCCTGGAGAGGAGCAATCAGCACTGGTGGCTCGGCTCTCGCTGCAGTTCCGGCGAAACCGGCTACATCCCGGCGTCCTACATCGAGAGAATACAG GCCCCCGAACAGGATGAAGTTCTGCAGTCGATTGACCGGGCGATTGAAGGCATCCATAACAGGGCCATGAAAAGCGGGGGCAAGTACAACCTGGAGCAGAGAGAGGTGCTACA GAAATTGATCCATCACAGGAAGGAGATTCTCTCCCGTCGGAGCCCGACTCCGGCTAACCACAAGCAGGGCCTGCCAACATCCACCAGTGACCTTTTCTTGGGCCAAACCTCCCAGCCTCCAAATGGGCTGACCCGCTCATATGGGCGCCAGGCCAGTGAGCCGATGTCAGAGAGCCCTGAGAGTATACAGGGAGAACAGGGATTGTACGAG GTTCCACCTCAGCCTCGGCGTGCGGCCCCCattaccccacccccccctgagAAGCGCAGAGGTGTCCGGAGAGCAG CAGAGGTTCCCTCCAGGACTTCCTCCATGGTGGCTGGCTCCGCCCCTCCTGCCAGTGTCGGCCCGTCCTCCTGTGGAAGCTCTGTGTCACTGGACTCCAGCTCCTGTCACTCAGGCATATCCTCGGACGTCAGCCTGCCCAGTGTGGCCAGCAGCACGCCTCCCCCAGTGCCCAGCCGTGTGAAAGTCtcggccccgcccccccctgccCATACCACTCCCGAGTTCTCCCCTCCCTCATCTCAACCCTCTCTCCCGAAAAAGGGTCACGCGCCTCAGCCCCCTGGCTCCTCCGTGTCCAGCATTCAGGAGCAGCCCCAGTTGGCCTGCCCTGCAGACCAGGCACCTGAGTCCATCTGCCCCTCAGGGAGTCCAACCAATGGAATCCACGTTCCCATGACGATGGGGGCGGAGCTGATAGAGCTAGTGCGCAAGAACACAAGTCTCAGTTACGAACTGTCACGCGTCGCTGTGGGTGTGGTCGTGGGCCACCTACAGAGTGCAATCCCACAAGCTGCCCCAGCCCTGGAGAAAGTCCTCCTCTCACTGGTGGAGAGCAAg GACCTGGGCATGGAGTTGCCACGGGGCCAGCTGTGCCACGACGAGCAGAGGCTGGAGGTGATCTTTGCCGACCTGGCCCGGCACCGCGAGGATGCCCAACAGCGCAGCTGGGCTCTGTACGAGGACCACGCCCTCATCGCCTGCTACCTGGAGGAACTCCTGCAGATACTG ACGGATGCCGACCCAGAGGTGTGCCGGCGCATGTGCAGAGCCAACCAGTTTGAACCTGTGATGTCCATCGTCACTTATTACCAGATG GAACACCGCGTCACCCTGCGcctgctgctgcttaaggtgtTCGGCGCCATGTGCAGCCTGGACGCCGCCCTGGTCTCCGCCCTCCTGAACTCGGTGCTACCCATGGAGCTGGCCCGGGACCTGCAGACCAACACCCAGG AGCATCAGAAGATGTGCTACTCCGCCCTGGTGCTCTCCATGATCTTCTCAATGGGGGAGCAAGTCCCCTTCCATCACTATG ACCAGCTAAATGGGAATTTCGTGCAGTTCCTCATGGAGGTCATCGAGGACGGGCTGCCGTCTGATGCCACGGAGCAGCTGCCCGACCTCTTTGTTAACCTGCTGCTAGCCTTCAACCTGCActtcacag TGCCCGACAGCAACATTGTCATGCAGACGCTCATAAGGAGACACAACGCCAAGACCCTGACGGAGAAGGTGCTTCTGCTCCTCAACCGGGGAG ATGACCCTGTGTGCATGTTCACACACGAGCCTCCCGCCCCCAATGCCGTGCTCAAGTTCCTGCAGGACGTCTTCGCCAGTCGTGATTCCGGCCACATATTCTACCGGACTGACATGATGGTGATGATCGACATCATCGTGCGACAGATCTCGGACCTCTCCCCCGGGGACAAG CTGAGAATGGAGTACCTCAGTCTCATGCATGCCGTCATCCGCTCCACGGACTACCTGGAACACCGCCACCGACTGCCTGACCTGCAGAGGGCGCTGGCGCGCATCCTAGAGGaaggagagggggagggggatgtCTCTCAGGGCGGAGATGCAGCCAGAAAGATGGACAAGCTGATAGTACAGGAGATGTATCGGGAGTTTCCTCAGATCTGTCTACAGCAGCAGGACGAGGCCTTAAGGGAATAA